A window from Abditibacteriota bacterium encodes these proteins:
- a CDS encoding nitroreductase family protein encodes MILKKLRARAEKLVDAVRTTCSIYKMSVSRQDNEYYLLQQAHRLEKGLLYTNPRKLWGRDKALKMAALLSGLVEHDKFYYRTAMSVLYKYIQAKKASAYPEDTLLAAEIEDIFAKKNVPLTDYGCGGVLSLTKNEVMMTPYSAIKDVLSTRHSIRSFSDEPVTKEEINEAVRLALRAPSACNRQAFRVYVSDKSCAAICNKPFDIQGEKFLVITGIKTAYNNTELFDWIVSAGIFSGYLSLTLHSLGIGCSVLKKTLKMPQAEEKAIKAYLAIPENEQLCAEIAIGHYPESFSVPYSNRKEPEDVVVFK; translated from the coding sequence ATGATCCTAAAAAAACTGAGAGCACGAGCCGAAAAACTCGTTGATGCCGTAAGAACCACATGCAGTATATATAAAATGTCTGTCAGCCGTCAGGATAATGAATACTATCTCTTGCAGCAGGCGCACAGGCTGGAAAAGGGGTTGCTTTACACTAATCCGCGCAAGCTGTGGGGCAGGGACAAGGCTCTGAAAATGGCCGCTTTGCTGTCCGGTCTTGTGGAGCACGATAAGTTTTATTATCGCACGGCCATGTCCGTATTATACAAGTATATCCAGGCCAAGAAAGCCTCGGCATACCCGGAGGACACGCTTTTGGCTGCAGAGATCGAAGACATTTTTGCCAAGAAAAACGTGCCTCTGACCGACTACGGCTGCGGAGGCGTCCTAAGCCTGACAAAAAACGAAGTTATGATGACTCCCTATTCAGCCATCAAAGATGTGCTGAGTACCAGACACAGCATCCGGTCATTCAGTGACGAACCCGTCACAAAGGAAGAGATCAACGAGGCTGTGCGGCTTGCTTTGCGAGCGCCCAGCGCCTGTAACAGACAAGCTTTCAGGGTATACGTATCGGACAAATCCTGCGCCGCTATATGCAACAAACCGTTTGACATTCAGGGCGAAAAGTTTTTGGTGATCACAGGCATAAAGACCGCCTACAATAATACCGAATTGTTTGATTGGATCGTAAGCGCAGGGATCTTCAGCGGATATCTGTCTCTGACGCTTCATTCTCTGGGTATCGGCTGCAGCGTTTTGAAGAAAACCCTGAAAATGCCTCAGGCAGAAGAAAAAGCCATCAAAGCCTATCTGGCGATCCCGGAGAACGAGCAGCTTTGCGCTGAGATCGCCATAGGTCACTATCCGGAATCGTTCAGCGTCCCTTACAGCAACAGAAAAGAGCCGGAAGACGTGGTCGTATTCAAATAG
- a CDS encoding adenylyltransferase/cytidyltransferase family protein: MKKYKIGYTTGVFDMFHIGHLNILRNAKEQCEYLIVGVSTDEAVQSYKHKTPVIPFEQRKAIVEAIRYVDEVVPQTSMDKMQAWRELKFDALFHGSDWKGSDMYNEIERQLKEVGCDLVFLPHTEGISSTDLKDIISKKNDK, translated from the coding sequence ATGAAAAAATATAAAATCGGTTACACTACCGGCGTATTTGATATGTTTCACATAGGGCACCTCAATATACTGAGAAATGCCAAGGAGCAGTGCGAATATCTTATTGTGGGCGTCAGCACAGATGAAGCCGTGCAATCATACAAGCACAAAACCCCTGTAATACCATTCGAACAGAGAAAGGCAATAGTTGAGGCCATAAGATACGTGGACGAGGTGGTCCCTCAGACAAGCATGGACAAAATGCAGGCCTGGCGGGAGCTGAAGTTTGACGCCCTTTTTCACGGAAGCGACTGGAAGGGCAGCGATATGTATAATGAAATAGAACGTCAGCTGAAAGAAGTTGGATGCGATCTGGTTTTTCTTCCCCACACGGAAGGGATCTCCAGTACAGACCTGAAAGACATCATAAGCAAGAAGAACGACAAGTAA